In Candidatus Promineifilum breve, one genomic interval encodes:
- the kynU gene encoding kynureninase, with protein MSVAASFSLAAARQLDAADPLTAFRERFVIDDPDLIYLDGNSLGRLPRATVARLDEVIQREWGQRLVRSWGEGWFEAAGRIGDKIARLVGAAEGEVILADSTSVNLYKLTLAALAARPDRQTILTDDLNFPSDLYILQSAAALTGRRVRVIPAADGIHGPAEAICAAINDDTALVSLSHTVFKSGYVYDMATITAAAHRAGALALWDLSHSAGSVLVDLHGAAADLAVGCTYKYLNGGPGAPAFLYVRGDLQGALDNPISGWIGQRDPFDFALDYAPAAGRQRFLSGTPPILSLAAVEPGVELLLEAGMAEVRARSVRLSEYLLALYDERLASLGFRLNSPRDPARRGSHISLGHEEGLRINLALIRDVNVLPDFRRPDNIRLGIAPLYTTFSELYEAVERLRRVVVERLYERHDAADLRVT; from the coding sequence ATGAGCGTGGCTGCGTCCTTCAGCCTGGCGGCCGCGCGTCAGCTAGACGCCGCCGATCCGCTAACCGCCTTCCGCGAGCGGTTCGTCATCGACGACCCCGACCTGATCTACCTGGACGGCAACTCGCTCGGCCGCCTGCCGCGGGCCACGGTCGCCCGCCTGGACGAGGTGATCCAACGCGAGTGGGGGCAACGCCTCGTGCGCAGTTGGGGCGAGGGCTGGTTCGAGGCCGCCGGGCGCATTGGCGACAAGATCGCCCGGCTCGTCGGCGCGGCCGAGGGCGAGGTCATCCTGGCCGATTCGACCTCGGTCAATCTCTACAAGCTAACCCTGGCGGCACTGGCCGCCCGGCCCGACCGGCAAACGATCCTGACCGACGATCTCAATTTTCCGTCCGACCTCTACATCTTGCAGAGCGCGGCAGCGCTGACCGGGCGGCGTGTGCGCGTCATCCCCGCGGCCGACGGCATCCACGGCCCGGCCGAGGCGATTTGCGCCGCCATCAACGATGACACGGCGCTGGTGTCGCTGTCCCACACCGTCTTCAAGAGCGGCTACGTCTACGACATGGCGACCATCACCGCCGCCGCCCACCGCGCCGGGGCGCTGGCGCTGTGGGACCTCAGCCACTCGGCCGGCTCGGTGTTGGTCGACCTGCACGGCGCGGCGGCTGATCTGGCCGTCGGCTGCACCTACAAATATCTCAACGGCGGGCCGGGCGCGCCGGCTTTCCTCTACGTGCGCGGCGACTTGCAGGGGGCGCTCGACAACCCGATCAGCGGCTGGATCGGCCAACGCGATCCGTTCGATTTCGCCCTCGACTACGCCCCGGCCGCCGGACGGCAGCGCTTCCTCAGCGGCACGCCGCCCATCCTGTCGCTGGCGGCCGTGGAGCCGGGCGTCGAGTTGCTGCTGGAGGCGGGCATGGCCGAGGTGCGCGCCCGTTCGGTGCGGCTCAGCGAATACCTGCTGGCCCTCTATGATGAGCGCCTGGCATCGCTCGGATTCCGCCTCAATTCGCCGCGCGACCCGGCCCGGCGCGGCTCCCACATCTCCCTCGGCCACGAGGAAGGGTTGCGGATCAATCTGGCCCTCATCCGCGACGTCAATGTCTTGCCCGACTTCCGGCGGCCCGATAACATCCGCCTGGGGATTGCGCCGCTCTACACTACATTTAGCGAGCTATATGAGGCCGTCGAACGATTGCGCCGCGTGGTCGTCGAACGCCTCTACGAACGGCATGACGCGGCCGACCTGCGAGTGACCTGA
- a CDS encoding cyclase family protein, protein MSERLYDISRPLFAGMVVWPGDTDYELRSTGRIAEGSTVNVTTLTLSAHTATHVDAPYHFTDDGATLEKVDLAAYWGPAQVISVAKPAGPLTPDDFAGHDLGRAPRLLVKSSASTADRRTFQKEFVHPSPELADYLGQRGIVLYGADAPSMDAPDSKTLDGHHAMQRNGILILEGLDLSEVPDGLYELAAFPLKIVGGDGSPVRAMLRAIPAGQ, encoded by the coding sequence ATGAGCGAACGATTGTATGACATCAGCCGCCCGTTATTTGCGGGCATGGTCGTCTGGCCGGGCGATACGGACTATGAACTGCGCTCGACCGGCCGCATCGCCGAGGGCAGCACGGTCAACGTGACGACGCTGACCCTGAGCGCCCACACGGCCACCCACGTCGATGCCCCGTACCACTTCACCGACGACGGCGCGACGCTGGAGAAGGTCGATCTGGCCGCCTACTGGGGGCCGGCGCAGGTGATCAGCGTCGCCAAACCAGCGGGGCCGCTGACGCCGGACGATTTCGCCGGGCATGACCTGGGGCGCGCGCCGCGTCTGCTGGTCAAGTCGAGCGCCAGCACGGCCGATCGCCGCACCTTCCAAAAAGAGTTCGTCCATCCCAGCCCGGAACTGGCCGACTATCTGGGGCAGCGGGGCATCGTCCTCTACGGGGCCGACGCGCCGTCGATGGACGCGCCCGACAGCAAGACGCTGGACGGCCACCACGCCATGCAACGCAACGGCATCCTCATCCTGGAGGGGCTTGACCTGAGCGAAGTGCCCGATGGGCTGTACGAACTGGCCGCCTTCCCGCTCAAGATCGTCGGCGGCGACGGCAGCCCGGTGCGGGCCATGTTGCGCGCCATCCCCGCCGGGCAATGA